CTCTTTTCAAACCGCCAAGTGCGTCCAATTTTAACAGCAGGAATTTCCCCTGCCTGCAAGAGCTTATATAAGGTCATCTCATGCACCTTAAGATAAGATGCTAATTCATCTGTCGTAAGAAGCTCGTTTATCATTTTATCATATTTTAACATAATCTTTTTAGTCTGTCAAAGGAAATTTTCACTTTATGAAAAATCAAAAAGAATTATCTTTTTATGGGATATTTTTGTATAATATCTTTAAAAAATGATAAAAACCCGTTTTGCTCCAGCACCAACAGGATATCTCCATCTTGGAGGGGCAAGGACAGCCCTCTTTAGCTGGCTTTATGCAAGGAAAAATGGTGGAAAATTTGTCCTTCGCATTGAGGATACTGATTTTAAAAGGGAGAGAGAGGATGCGGTTTCTGGAATCCTTGAAGGGCTAAAATGGCTTGGGATAGATTGGGATGAAGGTCCTTATTTCCAAAGCAAAAGGCTAAATATATATCAAGAATATGCAAATATCCTTCTTGGAAAACAAAAGGCATATTATTGTTTTTGCACAAAGACAGAGCTTGAGACAAGGAGATATGAGGCAGCTAAATTAGGCATTCCACCAGGATATGATGGAAAGTGTAGAAGCCTTACAAGAGAAGAAAGGAGCATTTTAGAAAAGAAAAGAAAACCAAGCATAAGATTTTCTATTCCTGATTGTAAAATTGCATTTTCTGACCTTATCCGTGGGGAGCTTGAGTTTGATAGCAAGACGATATCTGATTTTATTATCCTACGCTCTGATGGGATTCCAACCTACAATTTTGCCTGTGTTATAGACGATAGCCTTATGGAAATAAGCGATGTAGTAAGGGGAGAAGACCATATCTCAAATACACCAAAGCAAATCTTGCTCTATAATGCCCTTGGCTTTAAAATCCCACAATTTGCTCATCTTCCCCTTATCTTTGGCCCTGATAAAACCCCTTTGTCAAAAAGGCATGGGGCAATGGATGTTCTCTCTTATAGAGAAATGGGTTTCTTACCAAGTGCAATGATAAACTATATCTCCCTCCTTGGCTTTTCAACCGAGGATAGTAAGCAGATAATGAGCAAGGATGAACTTATTTCTTTGTTTTCTTTTTCAAGGGTTCAAAAATCTGGTGCAATATTTGATATGGATAAGCTCCTCTGGATGAATGGAGAGTATATAAAAGTAGAGAAAAAAGAGACCCTCCTTGAGCTTGCAAAAGATATTATTGGTGAAAAACCAAAAAAATGGCAGAGCGCGATTATTGAGCTTTATAGAGAGAGGATAAAGACAATATCAGACCTTAAAAGAGAGGCAGATTTCTTCTTAAAAGAGGAGATAGAGATAGATAAAGAGGCAGAAGAGGCAATATTAAAAAAACCGGGTGTTTCTGAAAACCTAAAGGCTTCTTTAGATGTCTTAAAAACCCTTGAGCCTTTTACAAAAGAAACAACAGAAAATGCTCTGCGAGACCTTGCAAAAAGCCTTAATGTTAAAACAAAGGACATATTTCATCCTCTCCGTGTTGTTGCAACAGGAAGGTCTGTCTCTCCCCCCCTTTTTGATACCCTTTCCCTACTTGGAAAAAAGCTGGTATTAAAAAGGCTTAATTCCTATCTGGCTAAACAAGGTGCGATGTATCATTAAAGGTTATAAGGGTAAAAAATGGATTTGTCATATTGACAATTGTAATAGAGCCATTTGATGTGGGAATGCTCCATACCTTATTAAGGTTCATTTCCAGAAAATGTGCAAGAAAAATCCCTATAACACCAGAATGGGTAAAAATAAGCCCTTTTTTTTCCTTTTTATTCTTCATAAGCTCATTGAAGAAGGAAATAACCCTATCCCTAAATTCAAAGAGGCTTTCTCCATTTTCTGGTGTAATTTCAGATGTTTTTTCAAACCAGCTTCTAAATTCGCCACTTTCTTTAAATAGCTTTTTAGCTGAAATACCCTCCCAAACACCAAGGTTTATCTCAGAAAGCCTTTTATCCCTTTCTATTTTATACCTTCCATCAAAGCTAATTTTTGCTGTATCATAAGCCCTTCTTAAATGGCTTGAATAGACAAAATCAAAGGAAATCCCAGAAAGCCTATTTTTTAGTAATTCTGCTTGCTTTTTTCCCTTTTCAGAAAGGCAAGGGTTACTTTGTCCCTGAACCCTATCATCCCTATTCCATGTTGATTCGCCGTGTCTTATAAGATATAGCTCCATTTCTTTAGAAGTAGGAAGTAGGAAGTAAAATAAAAAAACTTACTTCCCATTTCCATCCTCATCAGGGTTGTCTAAAGGAAGAATTTTCGGCATTAAATCTATTTGTTCAACAATTGGTATTTTTTCTTATTATGAATTATGAAACCCCTACCATCTAATTTGTCAATTTTTGATTTATCTGTAGCTTCAACTTTTGTTAAATCGCTTCTAGTTCTTAAGAATATCTTCCATCTATGAATTTCTCTCTGGAATCCTTTCAAACAAATTTCCAAAAAGCCTAATCAATTCTTTATGCCTCTCCTCTGATAGCATAAGGGCTTCTTCATGGAGCCTAAGCACTTCTTTGTGACTTTCCTCTGCCCTTTTATCCATTCTTTCAAGAATGTTTCCTAAACTACTTATCATTTCACCTATTTCTCTAACCCCCTCTTTAATATATTTTCCATTGAAATAGGCAGCTATAGCAATACATCCTCCAATGAATGTAGCAATAAATCCAACAGCAGCTATTATATCCATCTTTTAATTTATTTTAGAATTTTAGAATTCCTTAAAAGTTTTGTCAACTGTTGATTGTTTGGATTCTTGAACCCACTTGCCCAGGCACCAATATAGCATTTTCTCTTTATTTTGTTGGAAAGATTTGTCAATTTTTATTTTCATCAGGGTTGTCTAAAAGGAGAATTTTCGGCATCTTTTCTACTTGTTTAACAATTGGCATTTCTTTAGTAACACTAATACCCAAGTCTTTAAATTTGCGAATAGATGGCAAAACCCTTGCTTCCAAAGAGCTTATTCCATTGTTGTATGCTGTGATTGCCTTTGTAAGAGAAGAGCCAATGTCGTTAAAATACCCTGTAAAGGTATTCATCCTCTCATATAATTGCCTGCCAAGCTCACTTATCACTTGGGCATTCTTTGTTAGTTGCTCCTCCCTCCATCCATAGTTTATGGCTTTAAGAAGGGCTATTAAGGTGGTTGGCGTAGTAAGAA
The genomic region above belongs to bacterium and contains:
- a CDS encoding histidine phosphatase family protein codes for the protein MELYLIRHGESTWNRDDRVQGQSNPCLSEKGKKQAELLKNRLSGISFDFVYSSHLRRAYDTAKISFDGRYKIERDKRLSEINLGVWEGISAKKLFKESGEFRSWFEKTSEITPENGESLFEFRDRVISFFNELMKNKKEKKGLIFTHSGVIGIFLAHFLEMNLNKVWSIPTSNGSITIVNMTNPFFTLITFNDTSHLV
- the gltX gene encoding glutamate--tRNA ligase, translated to MIKTRFAPAPTGYLHLGGARTALFSWLYARKNGGKFVLRIEDTDFKREREDAVSGILEGLKWLGIDWDEGPYFQSKRLNIYQEYANILLGKQKAYYCFCTKTELETRRYEAAKLGIPPGYDGKCRSLTREERSILEKKRKPSIRFSIPDCKIAFSDLIRGELEFDSKTISDFIILRSDGIPTYNFACVIDDSLMEISDVVRGEDHISNTPKQILLYNALGFKIPQFAHLPLIFGPDKTPLSKRHGAMDVLSYREMGFLPSAMINYISLLGFSTEDSKQIMSKDELISLFSFSRVQKSGAIFDMDKLLWMNGEYIKVEKKETLLELAKDIIGEKPKKWQSAIIELYRERIKTISDLKREADFFLKEEIEIDKEAEEAILKKPGVSENLKASLDVLKTLEPFTKETTENALRDLAKSLNVKTKDIFHPLRVVATGRSVSPPLFDTLSLLGKKLVLKRLNSYLAKQGAMYH